A window from Prinia subflava isolate CZ2003 ecotype Zambia chromosome Z, Cam_Psub_1.2, whole genome shotgun sequence encodes these proteins:
- the TOMM5 gene encoding mitochondrial import receptor subunit TOM5 homolog has protein sequence MFRIEGLGPKMDPEELRRKMRRDVLASVRNFLIYVALLRITPFILKKLDSI, from the exons ATGTTCCGCATCGAGGGGCTGGGGCCCAAGATGGACCCGGAGGAGCTCAGGCGGAAGATGCGCCGCGACGTCCTCGCCTCCGTCCGCAACTTCCTCATCTACGTCGCACTGCTGCGGATCA CTCCCTTCATCCTAAAGAAGCTGGACAGTATATGA